One segment of Ureibacillus thermophilus DNA contains the following:
- a CDS encoding glycoside hydrolase domain-containing protein, translated as MVTYHWGVDSAQKVTTDLYNCVLNHYGKPEFWGRYLTRVEGASEGLDKEEIELLHNSGTKLLPIYNEFKRAVGENEGRMAAMFAAYHAKKLGIRKGTPIFANVERFFDVDSHWIRGYVRYMYNTDFKPGFYHDPMEGNFAKAYCDAVNQDGLVAEQAILWSAEPNPGVTKAQLAPKFNPAKVSCESNVWIWQYGRNSKTCPIDTNLADSRLFEMLY; from the coding sequence ATGGTTACTTATCATTGGGGTGTTGATTCAGCGCAAAAAGTAACGACTGACCTTTACAATTGTGTTTTAAACCATTACGGGAAACCGGAATTTTGGGGAAGATACTTAACGCGAGTTGAAGGGGCATCGGAAGGTTTAGATAAGGAAGAGATTGAACTGCTTCATAATAGCGGAACGAAATTGCTGCCGATTTATAATGAGTTTAAACGAGCTGTAGGTGAGAATGAAGGAAGAATGGCAGCCATGTTTGCCGCTTATCATGCAAAAAAGCTCGGCATTCGCAAAGGAACGCCGATTTTTGCAAATGTCGAAAGATTTTTTGATGTAGATAGCCATTGGATTCGAGGATATGTCCGTTACATGTATAATACGGATTTTAAACCGGGCTTTTATCATGATCCGATGGAAGGGAACTTCGCAAAAGCTTATTGCGATGCGGTCAATCAAGATGGACTTGTTGCAGAGCAGGCGATTTTATGGAGTGCTGAACCAAATCCAGGTGTAACCAAAGCGCAATTGGCACCAAAATTTAATCCCGCTAAAGTCTCATGTGAAAGCAATGTTTGGATATGGCAATATGGAAGAAATTCAAAAACATGCCCTATTGATACGAATTTAGCGGATAGCCGTTTATTTGAAATGTTATATTAA
- a CDS encoding SIR2 family NAD-dependent protein deacylase — MSKIETVVDWLLSSNKTVVLTGAGMSTESGVPDFRSASGWWTKTDPQKVATVDALKTDYPLFHEFYSMRIQLLEKCAPHKGHYILADWEKKGFLHHLATQNVDGFHLQAGNKNVDELHGSIYTFRCHSCGRSAAKEAFLAMESCAYCNGRLRPNVVLFGEMLPEKAWMSALSNIQRADVVIVIGTSLEVYPVNQLPMMTKGKKVYINKEIASHATYFDCILEGKAKEVLLEINEQLEKRR, encoded by the coding sequence TTGAGCAAGATTGAAACCGTTGTTGATTGGCTTCTTTCATCTAATAAAACCGTTGTGTTGACAGGTGCAGGCATGTCTACAGAAAGCGGTGTGCCAGATTTCCGTTCAGCATCTGGTTGGTGGACGAAAACGGATCCGCAAAAAGTAGCGACGGTGGATGCTTTAAAAACAGATTATCCGCTCTTTCATGAATTTTATTCGATGAGAATTCAATTGCTTGAAAAATGCGCTCCCCATAAAGGACATTACATTCTTGCAGATTGGGAAAAAAAGGGGTTTCTTCATCATCTAGCTACTCAAAATGTGGATGGCTTTCACTTGCAAGCTGGAAACAAAAATGTGGATGAACTCCACGGTTCCATTTATACGTTCCGATGCCATTCATGCGGAAGAAGCGCTGCCAAAGAAGCTTTTCTCGCGATGGAAAGCTGCGCCTATTGCAATGGACGATTAAGGCCTAATGTGGTGCTGTTTGGTGAAATGCTTCCGGAGAAAGCTTGGATGAGCGCTTTATCTAATATTCAAAGAGCAGATGTGGTGATTGTCATTGGAACAAGTTTAGAAGTATATCCTGTGAATCAGCTTCCTATGATGACGAAAGGGAAAAAGGTGTACATTAATAAAGAAATTGCATCTCACGCAACTTACTTTGACTGCATCTTAGAAGGAAAAGCAAAAGAAGTTTTATTGGAGATAAATGAACAGCTGGAGAAAAGGAGATAA
- a CDS encoding DMT family transporter yields the protein MWIGAALATMFCFGTNNMIFKWSTTKGYSKIHIQLYFYLIAFSISFSYGLWVGIHEMNLVTLLLGALIGILNTNGNIQMSKAFEKGPASITSSLISLNTIIPILSAALIFHEHITALQWTGIVIMLCSAVVIQYSPSNQMQIDYLPWMLRICFAILSLGILGILMKASTYLHIQPLNTLICMYGGGAVYLLVNCLLQKENWQASEAKIGGLVGLLSVIAYSCYFFALQKGIASVVFSIVSLSCLVVVCGSYLIFHERLKTYQVIGVLTALLGIIFTKI from the coding sequence ATGTGGATTGGGGCTGCATTGGCCACAATGTTTTGTTTTGGTACAAATAATATGATTTTTAAATGGAGTACGACAAAAGGATACTCAAAAATACATATTCAGCTGTATTTTTATCTTATAGCTTTTTCCATTTCTTTTAGCTATGGATTATGGGTAGGAATACATGAGATGAATTTGGTGACATTGTTACTTGGCGCTTTAATCGGCATACTAAATACAAATGGCAATATCCAAATGTCGAAAGCCTTTGAGAAGGGTCCTGCCAGTATTACAAGTTCATTAATCAGCCTCAATACAATTATTCCGATTTTAAGTGCTGCTTTGATTTTCCATGAACATATTACAGCTTTGCAATGGACGGGAATTGTGATTATGTTATGTTCGGCTGTGGTGATTCAATATTCTCCATCGAATCAAATGCAAATCGATTATTTGCCTTGGATGCTTAGAATTTGCTTTGCCATCCTTTCACTAGGAATCCTTGGCATTTTAATGAAAGCTTCTACTTATTTGCATATTCAGCCGCTCAATACTTTAATTTGTATGTATGGCGGTGGAGCCGTTTACTTATTGGTAAATTGCCTTCTTCAAAAAGAAAACTGGCAAGCTTCTGAAGCTAAAATCGGCGGTCTTGTTGGTTTGTTAAGTGTGATTGCTTATAGCTGTTATTTCTTTGCATTGCAGAAAGGCATTGCCAGTGTTGTATTTTCCATCGTCTCCTTAAGCTGTTTAGTCGTGGTTTGCGGCAGTTATCTTATTTTTCATGAAAGGCTAAAAACTTATCAAGTGATCGGCGTACTTACGGCATTATTGGGGATTATCTTTACTAAGATATGA
- a CDS encoding alpha/beta hydrolase, translating to MPIHLYIEQYFQAHPEARKRGIEIKNPPIEKRPKVWKVEEKLVSAGTLQIPIRIYIPNEEEKHPLFIFFHGGTFIPGGVESHDVSCRMICSLTGYKVIAIDYTTESESQSFQQCDGAVKWIMKHAESLGVLSDEIAIGGSSIGAHFAINIVLNFICQGIVPFKKQVLYYPIIEWDDQVKTSPHISRMLFNGKYGLDLTMHSIYLSPSISYYAPLYENNNDLAQMPPTLIFTAEYDPLCDEGDQFAEELRKIGVDVKYVRFDGNVHGFMQNFPGSPDYMRGHDITAAFLAFE from the coding sequence ATGCCGATTCATTTATATATTGAACAGTACTTTCAAGCTCATCCAGAGGCGAGAAAAAGGGGAATTGAAATCAAAAATCCACCTATAGAAAAAAGGCCGAAAGTTTGGAAAGTGGAAGAAAAGCTCGTTTCAGCAGGGACGTTACAGATTCCCATCCGCATTTATATTCCCAATGAAGAAGAAAAACATCCGCTTTTTATTTTTTTCCACGGAGGAACTTTTATTCCCGGCGGTGTGGAAAGCCACGATGTCAGCTGTCGGATGATTTGCTCTTTAACGGGATATAAAGTTATTGCCATCGATTATACAACTGAAAGTGAATCCCAAAGCTTTCAGCAATGCGATGGAGCAGTAAAATGGATTATGAAACATGCCGAATCATTAGGTGTTCTTTCAGATGAAATTGCAATTGGCGGCTCAAGTATTGGCGCCCATTTTGCCATAAATATTGTACTCAATTTTATTTGCCAAGGCATTGTTCCATTTAAAAAGCAGGTTTTGTATTATCCCATCATTGAATGGGATGATCAAGTGAAGACCAGCCCGCATATATCCAGAATGCTTTTTAATGGAAAATATGGCCTTGATTTGACGATGCATTCAATCTATCTCTCCCCATCTATTTCCTATTATGCCCCCCTTTATGAAAATAATAACGATTTAGCTCAGATGCCACCGACGTTGATCTTCACAGCTGAATATGATCCTTTGTGTGATGAAGGGGACCAATTTGCTGAAGAGTTAAGGAAAATAGGCGTGGACGTTAAATATGTACGTTTTGATGGAAATGTCCATGGTTTCATGCAAAACTTTCCCGGCTCGCCGGATTATATGCGCGGTCACGATATAACGGCTGCTTTTTTGGCTTTTGAATGA